In a single window of the Apteryx mantelli isolate bAptMan1 chromosome 11, bAptMan1.hap1, whole genome shotgun sequence genome:
- the LOC136993117 gene encoding olfactory receptor 14C36-like encodes MSNSSSSNEFLLLAFADTRELQLLHFSLFLGIYLAALLGNGLIITAIACDHHLHTPMYFFLLNLSLLDLGTISTIVPKSMANSLWDTRAISYSGCAAQIFSFLFLFAAEFYLLTVMAYDRFVAICRPLHYGTIMGSRACVKMAAAAWASAFLNALLQTGNTFSIPLCQGNTVDQFFCEIPQILKLSCSDSYLREVGLIVVSACLAFGCFVFIVLSYVQIFTAVLRIPSEQGRHKAFSTCLPHLAVVSLFISTSFFAYLQPPSMSLPSLDLVLSVLYAVVPPAVNPLIYSMRNKELKEALKKLVQLVLFQQQ; translated from the coding sequence atgtccaacagcagctcctccaatgagttcctcctcctggcatttgcggacacacgggagctgcagctcttgcacttctcgctcttcctgggcatctacctggctgccctcctgggcaatggcctcatcatcacagctatagcctgcgaccaccacctccacacccccatgtacttcttcctcctcaacctctccctcctcgaccttggcaccatctccaccattgtccccaaatccatggccaattccctgtgggacaccagggccatttcctactcaggatgtgctgcacagatattttccttcctttttttatttgcagcagagttttatctcctcactgtcatggcctatgaccgctttgttgccatctgcagacccctgcactacgggaccatcatgggcagcagagcttgtgtcaaaatggcagcagctgcctgggccagtgcttttctcaatgctcttctgcaaactgggaacacattttccataccactctgccaaggcaacacagtggaccagttcttctgtgaaatcccccagatcctcaagctctcctgctcagactcctacctcagggaagttggacttattgtggttagtgcctgtttagccttcgggtgtttcgttttcatagtgctgtcctacgtgcagatcttcactgctgtgctgaggatcccctctgagcagggcaggcacaaagccttttccacatgcctccctcacctggccgtggtctccctgttcatcagcacctcattttttgcctacctgcagcCCCCCTCCATGTCCTTACCATCACTGGATCTGGTGCTATccgttctgtacgcggtggtgcctccagcagtgaaccctctcatctacagcatgaggaacaaggagctcaaggaggcactgaagaaactggttcagctggtgctgtttcagcagcaataa
- the LOC136993118 gene encoding olfactory receptor 14A16-like: protein MSNSSSLNEFLLLAFADTWELQLLHFALFLGIYLAALLGNGLIITAVACDHHLHTPMYFFLLNLSFLDLGTISTTVPKSMANSLWDTRAISYSGCAAQVFSFFFLISAEYYLLTVMAYDRYVAICRPLHYGTLMGSRACVRMAAAAWGSGFLKAVLHTGNTFSLPLCQGNTVDQFFCEVPQILKLSCSDSYLREIGLLVVSGCLSFGCFIFIVVSYVQIFTAVLRIPSQQGRHKAFSMCLPHLAVVCLFVTTGLFAYLRPTSISSPALNLVVAVLYAVVPPAMNPLIYSMRNKELKEALKKLVQLLVQQQ from the coding sequence atgtccaacagcagctccctcaacgagttcctcctcctggcatttgcggacacatgggagctgcagctcttgcacttcgcactcttcctgggcatctacctggctgccctcctgggcaacggcctcatcatcacagccgtagcctgtgaccaccacctccacacccccatgtacttcttcctcctcaacctctctttcctcgaccttggcaccatctccaccactgtccccaaatccatggccaattccctgtgggacaccagggccatttcctactcaggatgtgctgcccaggtcttttccttctttttcttaatttcagcagagtattatctcctcacagtcatggcctatgaccgctacgttgccatctgcagacctctgcactatgggaccctcatgggcagcagagcttgtgtcagaatggcagcagctgcctggggcagtggttttctcaaagctgtcttgcacactgggaacacattttccttaccgctctgccaaggcaacacagtggaccagttcttctgtgaagttccccagatcctcaagctctcctgctcagactcctacctcagggaaattgggcttcttgtggttagtggctgtttaagctttgggtgtttcattttcattgtggtgtcctacgtgcagatcttcactgctgtgctgaggatcccctctcagcagggacgacacaaagccttttccatgtgcctccctcacctggctgtggtctgccTCTTTGTGACCACTGGCCTGTTTGCATACCTGAGGcccacctccatctcctccccagctctgaatctggtggtggccgttctgtacgcggtggtgcctccagcaatgaatcctctcatctacagcatgaggaacaaggaactcaaggaggcactgaagaaactggttcaacttctagttcagcagcaataa